The following coding sequences are from one Lolium rigidum isolate FL_2022 chromosome 6, APGP_CSIRO_Lrig_0.1, whole genome shotgun sequence window:
- the LOC124667357 gene encoding cysteine proteinase EP-B 2-like, with translation MGQLSKKLLVLAAMVAAALAVAELCGAIPLEDKDLESEEALWDLYERWQTAHRVPRHHVEKHRRFGTFKSNVRFIHSHNKRGDRPYRLRLNRFGDMDRHEFRATFAGSHVNDLRRNGPVAPAIPGFMYAGVNVSDLPQSVDWREQGAVTGVKDQGKCGSCWAFSTVVSVEGINAIRSGQLVSLSEQELVDCDTADNNGCQGGLMDNAFEYIKNNGGLATEDAYPYHASNGTCDAVKAKRSPVVVRIDGHQDVPANSEEELAKAVANQPVSVAIDASGQAFQFYSAGVFTGECGTELDHGVAVVGYGVDNDGTAYWTVKNSWGTAWGEKGYIRMQKDGGFSGGLCGIAMEASYPVKTQSKPKPTPTPRRALGERESQ, from the coding sequence ATGGGTCAGCTCAGCAAGAAGCTTCTCGTGTTAGCGGCCATGGTCGCGGCGGCACTGGCCGTGGCGGAGCTATGCGGCGCCATTCCGCTGGAGGACAAGGACCTGGAGTCCGAGGAGGCGCTGTGGGACCTGTACGAGCGGTGGCAGACCGCGCACCGCGTGCCCCGCCACCACGTCGAGAAGCACCGCCGGTTTGGAACTTTCAAGTCCAACGTCCGCTTCATCCACTCCCACAACAAGCGCGGCGACCGCCCCTACCGCCTCCGCCTCAACCGCTTTGGCGACATGGACCGCCACGAGTTCCGCGCCACCTTCGCCGGATCCCACGTTAACGACCTCCGACGCAACGGCCCTGTCGCCCCCGCCATTCCGGGCTTCATGTACGCCGGCGTTAACGTGTCGGACTTGCCTCAGTCCGTTGACTGGCGGGAGCAGGGCGCGGTCACCGGCGTCAAGGACCAGGGCAAGTGCGGCAGCTGCTGGGCCTTCTCCACCGTGGTGTCCGTGGAGGGCATCAACGCCATCCGGAGCGGCCAGCTGGTGTCCCTGTCGGAGCAAGAGCTCGTCGACTGCGACACGGCGGACAACAACGGTTGCCAGGGCGGCCTCATGGACAATGCCTTCGAGTACATCAAGAATAACGGCGGGCTCGCCACCGAGGACGCCTACCCGTACCACGCCTCCAACGGCACCTGCGACGCCGTGAAGGCGAAGCGGTCACCCGTGGTGGTGCGCATCGACGGCCACCAGGACGTGCCGGCCAACAGCGAGGAGGAGCTTGCCAAGGCCGTGGCGAACCAGCCCGTGTCCGTCGCCATCGATGCCAGCGGACAGGCATTCCAGTTCTACTCCGCGGGGGTGTTCACCGGCGAGTGCGGGACCGAGCTGGACCACGGCGTGGCCGTCGTCGGGTACGGCGTCGACAATGACGGCACGGCGTACTGGACGGTGAAGAACTCGTGGGGAACTGCTTGGGGAGAGAAGGGGTACATCAGGATGCAGAAGGATGGAGGCTTCAGCGGTGGGCTCTGCGGCATCGCCATGGAAGCATCCTACCCAGTGAAGACCCAGAGCAAGCCCAAGCCCACGCCCACGCCCAGACGCGCTCTCGGGGAAAGGGAATCCCAGTGA
- the LOC124661315 gene encoding TBC1 domain family member 13-like — MASSPRSPQPAAPAQAELEISRQSRILAALSKKVIDLDELRMLSAQGVPDGAGVRSTVWKLLLGYLPSDRELWEQELAKKRSQYEAFKDEFLGNTVGGNSATRGSEGHSDGNAEHVENGFLDRSVIAQDEHPLSLGKTKEWDQFVENSEMIEQVDRDVKRTHPDMHFFCGDSSFAKSNQESLKNILIIFAKLNAGIRYVQGMNEILAPLFFVFRDDPDYKNANFAEADSFFCFVELLSGLRDNFCQKLDNSAVGIQGTLSKLMQLLRKYDGELQHHLEITTEVNPQFYAFRWITLLLTQEFNFADTIHIWDTLLSDPDGPQETLLRICCAMLILVRKRLLAGDFTSNLKLLQSYPPTNIGHLLYVANKLQ; from the exons ATGGCGAGCTCGCCGCGATCCCCGCAGCCGGCGGCTCCGGCCCAGGCGGAGCTCGAGATCTCGCGGCAGTCCCGTATACTCGCGGCG TTGTCGAAGAAGGTGATAGATCTCGATGAGCTGAGGATGCTTTCAGCTCAGGGCGTCCCCGACGGTGCCGGCGTCCGGTCGACTGTGTGGAAG CTGCTACTGGGTTATTTGCCCAGTGATCGTGAACTGTGGGAGCAGGAGTTGGCAAAAAAGAGATCACAATATGAAGCCTTCAAAGACGAGTTCCTTGGCAACACT GTAGGTGGAAATAGCGCAACTAGAGGATCAGAAGGCCATAGCGACGGAAATGCAGAGCATGTCGAGAATGGGTTTCTTGATAGGTCGGTGATAGCCCAAGATGAGCATCCTCTGAGCCTTGGGAAGACCAAAGAATGGGATCAGTTTGTTGAG AATTCAGAGATGATTGAGCAGGTTGACCGTGATGTGAAACGCACTCACCCTGACATGCATTTTTTCTGTGGAGACTCGTCTTTTGCAAAGTCAAATCAG GAATCACTGAAAAATATTTTAATTATCTTTGCCAAGCTGAATGCTGGAATAAGATATGTGCAAGGAATGAACGAAATTTTGGCGCCGCTCTTCTTTGTATTTCGAGATGATCCGGATTATAAAAATGCT AACTTCGCAGAAGCCGATTCTTTCTTTTGCTTTGTGGAGTTACTTAGCGGGCTTAGAGACAACTTCTGCCAGAAGCTAGACAACAGCGCCGTTGGCATTCAAGGGACGCTCTCCAAATTAATGCAACTCCTAAGGAAGTATGATGGAGAGCTTCAGCACCACTTGGAAATAACGACAGAA GTTAATCCCCAGTTCTACGCATTCAGGTGGATAACACTGCTGCTAACCCAGGAATTCAACTTCGCTGATACCATTCACATATGGGACACGCTATTAAGTGACCCAGATGGTCCTCAG GAAACCTTGCTGAGAATATGCTGTGCAATGCTTATCCTCGTCCGGAAACGCCTCCTTGCTGGGGATTTCACATCCAACCTAAAGCTCCTGCAGAGCTACCCCCCGACGAACATCGGCCACCTCCTCTACGTCGCGAACAAGTTGCAGTGA